CATGCAACATTTGCAGCTCCTCCGAGATTATACTTTTTACTCTTTACAAGGACCACAGGAACAGGAGCTTCTGGTGAAATTCTATCTACCTCACCAAAAATATATTCATCCAGAATTATATCACCTATTACCTTGATTTTTTTCCCTTTAAAATTTTTTATAATACTTATTAATCTATCCTTTATTTTCTTCATTAAAAAAAGGATAAAGAACTTTAAAAGTTCTCTCTATCTCTTCTGGAATTACCTTTGTTTCACCTATCACCGGCATAAAATTTGTGTCTCCATCCCATCTTGGAACAACATGAAAGTGGATATGACCTGGGTAACCTGCGCCTGCTATTTTTCCAATGTTTATTCCTATATTAAAGCCATGGGGTTTTATTGCCTTTTTTAAAGCTTTTATTGAGAGTTTTAAAAAGTTAAAAATTTCAAGGCTTTCCTCATCTTTCAAATTTTCAATCTTACCTGTATGTCTGTAAGGAGCTATCATAAGGTGACCTGAATTGTAAGGAAATTTGTTAAGAATTATAAAACACTTTTTTCCCCTTTTTAAAATAAAATTTTCTTCGTCTCTTTTTTCTTTTGGTTTAATACAGAAAATACACCCTTTTTCTTTTTCAAGGGTTTTTATATATTGGATTCTCCATGGTGCCCATAATTTTTTCATAATTTGTCCTTTTTAATGTAAATTATCCTCCCACAATAATGACAAACTCCTGTTTCCCCTTTTCTCATCATCTCATCAATAGTAAAAAATGGGATCTGAGAACTGCATCCTGAACAATAAAACTTTTTATCATTTCCTTCATCTTTTATCTCAACTTCACAAACAGCAGGATAACCCCTTCCACTTAAAATTCTCTCGTAAACTTCAAGGACTTTTTTATCAATCAATATTTTTTTTCTCAATCTTAAATCTTCAGCTTCTTCAATTTTCTTTGGAATTTCTGTTAATTCTTCTTCCAGTTTTCTTAAATTTTCCTTTTCTTTCTCAACTTCATTTTTTACTTTATTTTTAAAATCAATAAATAATTTTTTCTTATGTTCCAGTTTTTCTTCCCTTTGTAAAATTTCTTCTTCCAGTTCCATTTTTCTTCTTTTTGAAAATTCAATTTCACTCTGGAGAGCTCGATACTCTTCGTTAGTTTTAACCGAAAACAGATCCCTTTCAAACTTTTTAATATTTTCTTCTATATCCTCAAGATCAAGATATAAACCCTTAATTTCCTTTTCCATTATTTTTATTTCTTCTTCTTCTTTTTTAATCCTTCCCTCTATTTCAGATATTTCCTTTTTTTTCTTTTCAATTATAGAGGGTAATTTTTTTAACCTATCTTTATAAGAGAAAATAACCCTGTCAACTTCTTGTAAAACCAGAATTTTTTCCAAAGTTTCAATATCAAAACCCAATTTTTTCTCCTTTTTAAAATTAGTTTAATATTTAATAATATTAAATTTTCCTTGAATTTTTCAAACCAGAGATTGTAAAATAAAAAAGGTTCTAACCCTTTATAAAAGGAGGTAAATAAAGTGTTTCCTTTTATAATTTTTTTAATAGTTTTATTATTTTTTGTTTTCTTCCTCATAGGAATTTATAACAACCTTATAAAATTAAAAGTGAGAGTTCAAAATGCTTGGTCTCAAATTGATGTTCAATTAAAAAGAAGACATGACCTCGTACCTAATCTTGTTAATGCTGTTAAAGGTTATATGAAGTATGAACAAGAAACCCTTCAGAAGGTTATAGAGGCAAGAACAAAGGCTGTTTCAGCATCAGGAACAGGAGATATAAGAAAAATAGCAGAAGCAGAAGGAGAACTTGGGGGTGTTCTAACAAGACTTTTTGCACTTTTTGAAAATTATCCTGAATTAAAGGCAAATGAAAATGTTTTAAAACTCCAAGAGGAATTAACACATACAGAAAATAATATTGCTTTTGCAAGACAGCATTTTAATGACTCTGTTATGAGATATAACACAGCAATTCAGGTTTTTCCAAATAATTTAATAGCAGGAATTTTCAATTTTAAACCCTATGATTTCTTTGAAATTAAAGATGAAGAAAGGGAGGCACCAAGAGTGAATCTTGAATTTTAATTAAAATGGGAATCAGTTTTTATGAAATACAGGAAAAAAATATAAGGAAAACTAAAATTTTAATATTTTTATTTATCCTCCTTGCTACTTTTTTTGGATTTCTAATAGATTTTTTTTATACAGGTTTTCCTGATTATTCAAAAATTCCCTTTTTTACTATTTTTGCCTTTCTTTTATCTTCTATAAATTCTTATATTTCCTATAATTTCGGAGACAAAATCCTTTTAAAAACTATTGGAGTCAGAAAACTCAACTTAAATGATTTGAAGGAAAAAATGCTTTTAAATGTAGTGGAGGAAATGAAAATTGCTTCTGGACTTCCCATGCCAAAAGTCTA
This portion of the candidate division WOR-3 bacterium genome encodes:
- a CDS encoding LemA family protein; its protein translation is MFPFIIFLIVLLFFVFFLIGIYNNLIKLKVRVQNAWSQIDVQLKRRHDLVPNLVNAVKGYMKYEQETLQKVIEARTKAVSASGTGDIRKIAEAEGELGGVLTRLFALFENYPELKANENVLKLQEELTHTENNIAFARQHFNDSVMRYNTAIQVFPNNLIAGIFNFKPYDFFEIKDEEREAPRVNLEF
- a CDS encoding HIT domain-containing protein; the protein is MKKLWAPWRIQYIKTLEKEKGCIFCIKPKEKRDEENFILKRGKKCFIILNKFPYNSGHLMIAPYRHTGKIENLKDEESLEIFNFLKLSIKALKKAIKPHGFNIGINIGKIAGAGYPGHIHFHVVPRWDGDTNFMPVIGETKVIPEEIERTFKVLYPFFNEENKG